CTACGTACAGATagggtagtagtatataagcTTCATGACAAATCGATTCTGATTATTACTAGTTAGAGACATTGTAGGCTCGCCCTGACACAGGAAAACAAAACGCATGCATGTGTTTCGCATTGCTGTACcttgtagtaagtagtataccGTTTTCAGGTGTACTTGATACTTATCTTGACTACTAGTCAAACTTCCGAAGTCTCGATGAGCAACAAGAATGCAAGAGGGAGCGACAAAAATATGTCCAAGATTACAGAGAACCGACAGTGGCCTCGCCAATATACCTATCCCACTATAGTATTTACGTGCTCACTGGAGGACTGAATTCGCCCAGTAGGATGTTTGTAGTCGTCTAGAAATGCCCATTATCAAGTCATCATCACGCAAATTACATGGCAATCCCACTCGGATGACCGATAGGGCAGCTGTAAGCCAATCGGCGTCTGAAACTCGGTGTCTGAAATCGGGGACTAAGCATTTCAGTGGAGCAACTGCGCCTCACGTGACCATCATACAGTAGTATATATTGTTCAATACTTTTTGCCAGAGACCCAGCTTTCCCATGATTCAGCATATTATATTGCTTGGAGAGTTGAATTTGCACCATTGAGACGGATTTCAAGTCAGACCATTTCAAAATGTCCCTAGTGCCCGACTCTGTGATCCCACGTCCAGCCACAGACGACTACTACAACCTCGGCACCTACACTCGACCCATCAGCACTACAAGCCAGGATGCGCAGATCTGGTTTGATCGCGGCCTCATCTGGTGCTACGCCTTCAACCATGCCGAAGGCTACCGATGCTTTGAGCAGGCCATAGCCCACGACCGCAACTGTGCCATTGCCTACTGGGGCTTGGCCTACGCGTCAGGGCCTAACTATAACAAAGCCTGGCGGCTGTTCGATCCGGTTGACCTCAAAAAGAGCATGAAGCTATGCCACGAGGCTGCACAAAAGGCTCAAGAGCTCTGCCAAACAGCTCCCGTCACTCCCGTCGAGCGCGCACTCATAGAAGCCATGCAAACTCGCTTCCCAATTGACCACCCCGCCGAAGACTACGACCAGATCAACCACGCCTACGACGCAGCAATGAAGAAAGTGTATGACCAGTTCCCCACTGACCTCGACGTCATGGCTCTCTACGTAGACGCAAAGATGCATACAGCGCAGCGCAAGATGTTCCACATCAAGACTGGCCTCCCCATCGAGACATCTCCCGTCTACGACGTGCAAAAGCTCTTCAAAGATGGCTTGTCCCTTCCCGGCGCAGATACCCATCCGGGTCTGCTCCATTTCTGTATTCATTTCTGGGAAATGTCCGCCACTCCTGCCGTTGCGCTCCCGCCAGCAGACGCTCTACGCCATCTCGTCCCTGACGCTGGGCACCTGCACCACATGCCTACTCATCTTGATGTGCTGGTTGGAGATTACCGTCGCTCAGTCGACTCGAACACCGCGGCAGTCCAAGCAGACGAGAAATTCCTCGCCCGCGAAGGTGCAAAGAACATGTACAGCTTCTACCGTCTTCACAATTACCACTCGCTCGTCTACGCGGCGATGCTCTCCGGTCAGTCCAAAATCGCGCTAAAGGCCGTAGAGCAAATGGAAGCATCCATCACAGATGACGTCCTCCGGGTCGACTCCCCACCGCTAGCAGACTGGCTCGAGTTCTTCAAATCAGTGCGCGTTCACGTCTACGTCCGCTTCGGACTCTGGGAAGAGCTCAAAGCACTTCCAATCCCTGAAGATCAGGACCTCTACTGCGTCACTACAGCCATGATGCACTACGGCAAGGCAATTGCGTTAGCAGCGACAAACAACATTACCGAAGCTCTGCAAGAGCGCACCCTCTACGAAGCGGCTGCTAAACGCGTACCCCCCAGCCGGAAAGACTACCCGAACCTCATCATTGATATTCTCAAGGTTGCGACGGCCATGCTAGACGGTGAGATTGAGTACCGTCGTGGGAATTTTGAGCGGGCTTTCGACAGCCTCCGGGAGGCAATTCGTCATGACGATGCGCTGATGTATACTGAACCGTGGGGCTGGATGTTGCCTACGCGACATGCGTATGCGGCCTTGTCGCTGGAGCAGGGCCAtgtggaggaggctgcgAAGGCGTATGCGGAGGATTTGGGTCTAGATGCGGAAATTACTCGGGCGCATCAACATCCGAATAATGTCTGGGCGCTGCATGGGTATTATGAGTGTTTGGTGAGGTTGGGACGTGGGGCAGAGGCGCTTATCATTAAGCAGCAGTTGGATGTTGCTTTGAGTGTGGCTGATGTGGATATTAAGTCTTCGTGCTTTTGCCGGTTGGGTGTGCAGGGGTCGCAATGCTGTTCATGAGTTTGTTCGGGTGTGTATATACATGAGACTTATCATGAAGAACTCTGTgttcgattgattgatattgaAGATATTGAAGGTAGATGCATCACCAGGTGAACTCGTAATGAAAGCATGGCGTCTGAGGATTATAGGAATAGGAAGCTGAGTAGGACagtttcttattattatgattattttcCATTGTAATGGTTGgagttgggggaggagatTAGATGAATTCAATTTGAGTCCCTTGGACCTACTTTTATTCGACTCATACGAATGTCTGAATCTTGGGAACCCCACGAATGCTGAATATCTTCCGTCAAAGTGTAAGTATATATGTTGTGATTCAAGCTAAGCTATTCTATTCTAATGTCCCCTTCCTGTTGGGAAAGAGCGGTTCAGTCCGcgaacaagaaaacaataaTAACTTCGCAGATACGCAGATACGACAAGGAGGGTGAAAGACCACCTAGTATCCCATTTCCTCGCAGCGAGCGATTGCCTGATCTATATCATTCAACTGGGGGTTGTCCGTATCATATTCCAGCTTATCTGAATTCATTTCGATTTGCTGGGTATTCACCAGGATACGTCCGACGACAAGCCTCACGCGCTGCACCTTGGGACAGATTCTTCTATCCCTGAGCAGTTCGAGGACTTTTAGCCAGCCCCCTTCAGGATCATAAACCCGATAGAGGACGAGTATCGTTAGGTGTCTTCCATGCAGCTCGAGAAATCGAATGAGGTGTTCAGTGCTGATGTCCACATATTCGATCGACAATCTCCAGAGATCCACACCGCTCCCTTCTCTGGAGTCCCACCCGTCAAAGGGATCGATAGCCAGTCTCATTAGCCTTCTCCACCAATCACACATAGGATGTACCGGGAAGCCATGCCACAGCAGATACTTTAGCTTCCAAGCTTGTCTAAACAACGAGGTGAACATATGGACAATATACTCCCTGCTTGGCCCGTCTGAGGGCTCGCCCACCGCCAAGAAGACCAGCTTATGCCATACAATACTAACATTGCTGGGGGAAGTGTAGTATTCACATGGTACAACTGTCAGTAACTCTGTCGTGGGTTGAATTGAATCCTTCGTGAACAGATATAGATACTCAGGCTGTGTCCCCGCATCCGTAAGGGCTGAGAATATGATTTGAAGAAACTTGCCGCTGGTGCCGTTTGCACTTCGTGGGGACCGACAATATTCGATAACTATGGTCTTGATGTTCGAAATCTTCTTCACCGCGTCGGAAATCTGGCTGGTCGGCGGGAACGAGTCAATTAGAGAAGTATTTAGCCAAGGAGGTAAAGTGGACGCCATCTGCCCCCCGTTTGGGAGCCTTCTGGGTTCAAACCAAAGAGTCTCAGGGTATGAGCAAATAGCCTTATTGTATGCCACCTCCAATAGGTGACAGAACCCTACCATGTCATTGGTAACTCTGATTTCGATCGATTTCGCTTTCAACGAGGCCTCTTTAGTCCTGTTGCGTATCCCTCTTGACACAAGCTCGAGTGTCTTACGGGTGGGGTCATCAAGGCAGCACACAATTCGAGAGTACAGTTCAGCGGGTATAGTGTCCAGTTGTCTCAGGTCCGCCCACGTATTCACTTCGCCGAGCTTTTGTTCTTCAAATGTCTTTCTGATAAACTCTCTTCGGAAAATTGGAGTCAATTGCGTCGTCATAATGAGAGAAGGGGGCTAGCACTGAATGAAAGATGGCAGTCGACAAAGTTGAGAGTAGTGTTCTATCTTCATCGTGAGAATCCAAATATCTCATAACTAGTCGGAGAAGGTCGTTGAAATTGTCCTTACCTAAATATGCGGTCGATCGTGACGGATATTTCTGTAGTTGGTACTGGGAAACGAGAACGACAGACGTGGTGCTTCAAGTGCACCAAGGCAAGGCCATATGCTCCAGAGATATTGTGAGAGACCGGCGTATGGAAAAGGTAAGAGCACCTTGCTCTACCACTTATCCTGGTCCCTTCCGTCCGCAGTTCCGCACTCACATCATATGGGTGGGTAGTTGTTACCCTTTGTGCTTATCATTAGATCTTCTACGCCTGGGGCCTGTATTTGTGGCCTCGATCTGGTACCGGAGCTGGGATTTGTTGGTTATCGATCTATCATTTCATTTAGCTCTGACGGGAAGTTGCTTCTTATCCGTAGGCCGCACATCTCCTACCGTTGGACATATAGAAACCCTATGTAAAAATGGCGTCTTTGTGTAGTGACGCAACCTAAGTCACTTGAGCTGGGATATCGTCCGACCAACCCTCTTCGTCAATTCTCTATTCGTCTAATCACTCATTCTTGTGCGCTCAGGGAGAACTTGCTCTAGCAATCTAGTAGCACATACCCAAGTCTTCAGTCCTAAAACTGACAGTTCGAAGATGTTGTGCTCAATTGGGATCAAAATTTTTAGATAGCAGTCCCTGATACATTCCATatatccccttctcctcatgtGAAACCTCATCCCCAGGTGCTTCCTCGGCAAATTGCCCCCTGCAAGATCATTCCTAGCCACAGAAAGTCGAAAAGTCGAATGTGCAAGGGAGTCCATTATTAGGGCAGCTCAGTGGAACATTGATACCGTAACtatcaataataaaagatcAGCCTTATGTCTCTTTATCACAAAAGTCGGGGTTAAAAAAGGTATATACCAGTTTGATGGGTTACAGTAGGTGATTGGCATCGGTCCGTTCCCATTGTTGTCGGTATAGTCATAGTTCAGCGAGTAACCAGAAATGCAGTCTTTGCTTGGATTTAGTATACAACCAATACAAGGGGAACAGAACAAGGCACAAACATACCAACGTTCTTGTCTCCAGTACCTACGTTACCGTTTCAGGTTTGAACGCCGCT
The window above is part of the Aspergillus luchuensis IFO 4308 DNA, chromosome 8, nearly complete sequence genome. Proteins encoded here:
- a CDS encoding TPR domain protein (COG:S;~EggNog:ENOG410PIBZ;~InterPro:IPR011990,IPR019734;~go_function: GO:0005515 - protein binding [Evidence IEA]); its protein translation is MSLVPDSVIPRPATDDYYNLGTYTRPISTTSQDAQIWFDRGLIWCYAFNHAEGYRCFEQAIAHDRNCAIAYWGLAYASGPNYNKAWRLFDPVDLKKSMKLCHEAAQKAQELCQTAPVTPVERALIEAMQTRFPIDHPAEDYDQINHAYDAAMKKVYDQFPTDLDVMALYVDAKMHTAQRKMFHIKTGLPIETSPVYDVQKLFKDGLSLPGADTHPGLLHFCIHFWEMSATPAVALPPADALRHLVPDAGHLHHMPTHLDVLVGDYRRSVDSNTAAVQADEKFLAREGAKNMYSFYRLHNYHSLVYAAMLSGQSKIALKAVEQMEASITDDVLRVDSPPLADWLEFFKSVRVHVYVRFGLWEELKALPIPEDQDLYCVTTAMMHYGKAIALAATNNITEALQERTLYEAAAKRVPPSRKDYPNLIIDILKVATAMLDGEIEYRRGNFERAFDSLREAIRHDDALMYTEPWGWMLPTRHAYAALSLEQGHVEEAAKAYAEDLGLDAEITRAHQHPNNVWALHGYYECLVRLGRGAEALIIKQQLDVALSVADVDIKSSCFCRLGVQGSQCCS